A region of Ferruginibacter albus DNA encodes the following proteins:
- the mnmE gene encoding tRNA uridine-5-carboxymethylaminomethyl(34) synthesis GTPase MnmE, translated as MLNNLSGWDDTIVALATPPGIGAIGVIRLSGKESFSIINSLFPSKELLKQASHTLHVGFIKEDDKVLDEVVVSLFKNPKSYTGEDVVEISCHGSPYVQQQVLQACINKGARLAKAGEFTQRAFLNGKLDLTQAEAVADLIASNTSASQKAALHNIRGGFSDVLKQLREELITFSALIELELDFSQEDVEFADRKKFYELIEKAQVITNELLESFQLGNVIRNGISVAIIGKPNAGKSTLLNTLLNEDRAIVSDIAGTTRDTIEEVININDVLFRLIDTAGIREHTSDIIESIGVEKSLAKMRSADIVLYLFDVNSYTAEDLLKIEKDLQRQQINYLLIGNKADTGSTNFENALLISAKQQQGIKELKEKLFAATVHNDIAENAVVTNSRHHAALQKISESLAAIKTGLDKNISGDLLTPDIHRCLHYISEITGTITNETVLDYVFSKFCIGK; from the coding sequence ATGTTAAATAATCTTTCCGGTTGGGATGATACCATTGTTGCACTGGCAACGCCGCCCGGTATTGGAGCTATTGGCGTTATACGTCTAAGCGGTAAAGAATCGTTCAGTATTATCAATTCTTTATTTCCTTCGAAAGAGCTGTTGAAACAGGCTTCACATACATTGCATGTTGGTTTTATTAAGGAGGATGATAAAGTGCTGGATGAAGTAGTCGTTTCATTGTTTAAAAATCCTAAAAGTTATACAGGCGAAGATGTGGTAGAAATAAGTTGTCATGGTTCTCCTTATGTACAACAACAGGTATTGCAAGCTTGCATTAATAAAGGCGCAAGATTGGCAAAGGCAGGAGAGTTCACGCAACGTGCTTTTTTGAATGGTAAGTTAGATCTCACCCAGGCAGAAGCAGTAGCAGATCTGATCGCCAGTAACACATCCGCTTCACAGAAGGCAGCATTGCATAATATTCGGGGAGGTTTTTCAGATGTATTAAAACAACTGCGGGAGGAATTGATCACTTTCTCAGCCCTGATAGAGTTAGAATTGGATTTTAGCCAGGAAGATGTTGAGTTTGCCGACAGAAAAAAATTCTACGAGCTAATTGAAAAAGCACAGGTAATCACCAATGAATTATTGGAATCATTTCAATTAGGGAATGTTATCCGCAATGGAATTAGTGTTGCCATTATCGGTAAACCCAATGCAGGTAAATCAACCTTATTAAATACCTTATTGAATGAAGACAGGGCAATTGTAAGCGATATCGCCGGCACTACAAGAGATACTATTGAAGAAGTGATTAATATTAATGATGTTTTGTTTCGATTGATTGATACAGCGGGAATTCGTGAACATACATCTGACATAATTGAAAGTATAGGAGTAGAGAAAAGCCTGGCAAAAATGCGTTCTGCAGATATTGTTTTGTATTTATTTGATGTAAATTCTTATACTGCCGAAGACTTATTAAAAATTGAAAAAGATCTTCAGCGTCAACAAATAAATTACCTGTTGATTGGTAATAAGGCAGATACTGGTTCTACTAATTTTGAAAATGCATTATTAATATCAGCCAAGCAGCAACAAGGCATAAAAGAATTAAAAGAGAAGCTATTTGCAGCTACTGTGCATAATGATATTGCTGAAAATGCTGTTGTTACCAATAGTCGTCATCATGCAGCTTTGCAAAAAATAAGCGAATCCTTGGCGGCAATAAAAACCGGTTTGGATAAAAATATTTCCGGCGACTTGTTAACTCCCGACATACATCGTTGTCTTCACTACATTTCTGAAATAACCGGTACTATAACCAATGAGACTGTGCTGGATTATGTGTTTAGTAAATTTTGTATCGGGAAGTAG
- a CDS encoding ExbD/TolR family protein, whose amino-acid sequence MAEIEAGIRKKTAGVKRCIKKRLGVDLTPMVDLGFLLITFFILTTSLSKPAVSQLLMPKDSPATTPVCESCTITLLLQGDNKLYYYEGISGESNLPLKTTFSSNGLRKLLQQKQQKVFMAKGTKQDMILIIKPGKESSYKNLMDMLDEVSINDIKHYYIDTPDKMDEKALANMN is encoded by the coding sequence ATGGCAGAGATAGAAGCAGGCATCCGTAAAAAAACGGCCGGTGTTAAACGCTGCATTAAAAAAAGGTTGGGTGTTGATCTGACCCCTATGGTTGATCTGGGTTTTTTATTGATCACATTTTTTATTCTTACTACCTCATTGTCAAAACCTGCAGTATCGCAGTTGTTGATGCCGAAAGATAGTCCAGCAACTACTCCCGTATGTGAATCATGCACTATAACGTTATTACTGCAAGGCGATAATAAACTTTATTATTATGAAGGCATATCGGGTGAGAGCAACCTTCCTTTAAAAACTACTTTTTCATCAAATGGTTTACGCAAGCTATTGCAGCAAAAGCAACAAAAAGTATTCATGGCAAAAGGAACAAAACAAGATATGATATTGATAATAAAACCCGGTAAAGAATCTTCTTATAAAAATTTGATGGATATGCTGGATGAAGTGTCTATTAACGATATCAAACATTACTATATAGATACGCCTGATAAAATGGATGAAAAAGCGCTGGCAAATATGAACTGA
- a CDS encoding energy transducer TonB encodes MEANKILSADLLDILFEGKNKDYGAYDLRKTYNKRLRNAALITLSIGVLIFLVYFLSNALRPKEEVAIEVKDVSLSNVKKPDKPLPPPPPPPKLPPPPKVETIKFTPPKVVKDEEVPKDEKPPEIAKVEDTKIDVNTQEGVKDNGVVAPPVEEKGTGVVEAPPDDNTVFTKVEKEAAFPGGDGAWRRYLEKNLNASAPIDNGAPEGTYTVIVKFIVSKDGSISDVEAETHFGYGMEDEAIRAIKRGPKWTPALQNGRNVNAYRRQPITFVVQEN; translated from the coding sequence GGAAGCAAACAAAATATTATCGGCAGATCTGTTAGACATACTCTTTGAAGGAAAAAACAAAGATTATGGAGCTTATGATCTGCGCAAAACGTATAACAAGCGTTTAAGAAATGCAGCGCTTATTACTTTGAGCATTGGTGTTTTGATTTTCCTGGTGTATTTTTTATCAAATGCACTTAGACCAAAAGAAGAAGTAGCAATAGAGGTAAAAGATGTGTCTCTTTCAAATGTAAAGAAACCGGATAAACCACTACCGCCACCACCACCACCGCCAAAATTACCCCCACCTCCTAAAGTGGAAACGATCAAGTTTACTCCACCAAAAGTGGTGAAGGATGAAGAAGTTCCGAAGGATGAAAAGCCACCGGAAATTGCAAAAGTGGAAGACACTAAAATAGATGTTAACACCCAGGAAGGTGTGAAAGACAATGGTGTTGTAGCGCCTCCTGTTGAAGAAAAAGGAACGGGTGTAGTAGAAGCTCCACCAGATGACAATACCGTTTTTACAAAAGTTGAAAAAGAGGCAGCATTTCCGGGTGGAGATGGAGCCTGGAGACGTTATTTGGAGAAGAACTTAAATGCAAGTGCTCCTATTGATAATGGTGCTCCGGAAGGAACGTATACTGTTATTGTGAAATTTATTGTGAGTAAAGATGGAAGCATTAGTGATGTAGAAGCTGAAACACACTTTGGCTATGGTATGGAAGACGAAGCTATCCGTGCAATTAAAAGAGGACCTAAATGGACCCCGGCATTGCAGAATGGACGTAACGTAAATGCATACCGTCGTCAACCAATAACGTTTGTTGTGCAGGAAAATTAA